The following proteins are encoded in a genomic region of Bradyrhizobium sp. SK17:
- a CDS encoding LysR family transcriptional regulator → MAVSSSIDPIDIGSLRTLVLVYDLQSFSAAAKRLDVNQSTVSYAVERLRGALHDPLFVRNGNGVTATERCAALVDWARDMIAEIDGLAAPAEFDPATAQGSVTISCNYHERQTLIPQFSVRLRAGAPKVRLVLLDAAGHGDIHLKQNQCDIVLGPVGIVGESFFRRHVLTDHYVCVMDPANPLARGRIALSAYASAAHVFITHSGEWQPLYLEALKARKVEIEPVVSLPNHDSLERIVAGTRLVATIPHHLARAMRGGLHVAALPFRVPISIDMYWSARTARSGLHKWARGLLAEEARAYAA, encoded by the coding sequence GTGGCGGTCAGTTCATCGATCGATCCGATCGACATCGGGAGCTTGCGCACGCTGGTGCTGGTGTACGATTTGCAGTCGTTCTCCGCGGCCGCGAAGCGGCTCGACGTCAACCAATCCACTGTCAGCTATGCGGTCGAGCGGCTGCGCGGCGCGCTGCATGACCCGCTGTTCGTCCGCAACGGCAATGGCGTGACCGCCACCGAGCGCTGCGCGGCGCTGGTGGACTGGGCACGCGACATGATCGCCGAGATCGACGGACTGGCGGCACCGGCGGAATTCGATCCGGCGACGGCGCAGGGCAGCGTCACGATCTCCTGCAACTATCACGAACGCCAGACCCTGATCCCGCAGTTCAGCGTGCGGCTGCGCGCCGGCGCGCCGAAGGTTCGGCTCGTGCTGCTCGATGCCGCCGGCCATGGCGACATCCATCTCAAGCAGAACCAGTGCGACATCGTGCTGGGTCCGGTCGGGATCGTCGGCGAAAGCTTCTTCAGGCGCCATGTCCTCACCGACCACTATGTCTGCGTGATGGATCCGGCCAATCCGCTGGCGCGGGGCCGGATCGCGCTGTCGGCCTATGCCAGCGCCGCGCACGTCTTCATCACCCATAGCGGCGAATGGCAGCCGCTTTATCTGGAGGCGCTGAAGGCAAGGAAGGTCGAGATCGAGCCGGTGGTCAGCCTGCCGAACCATGACAGTCTGGAGCGCATCGTCGCCGGCACCAGGCTCGTCGCAACGATTCCGCATCACCTGGCGCGGGCGATGCGCGGCGGTCTGCATGTCGCGGCGCTGCCATTCCGCGTGCCGATCTCGATCGACATGTACTGGAGCGCCCGGACGGCCAGATCGGGCCTGCACAAATGGGCACGCGGGCTGCTCGCGGAGGAGGCGAGGGCCTACGCGGCCTGA